The following coding sequences lie in one Kryptolebias marmoratus isolate JLee-2015 linkage group LG5, ASM164957v2, whole genome shotgun sequence genomic window:
- the col11a2 gene encoding collagen alpha-2(XI) chain: MDIRDCAFRKKRRPWRMDFSSFVLVTVALALCQTTSARADPVDVLRALQVPSLPEGVKKVPGFCTSRRSSSPDHAYRITKKAQISAPTKQLFSGRFPENFSVMALIKAQAGLQAFLLSIYSEQGIQQLGIELGRSPVFLYEDQNGKPAPEDYPLFKGINLADGKWHRIAFSVSKKNVTLLLDCKKKMTRPLPRGNNAVVDTNGITVFGARLLDEEVFQGDIQQLLIASNPQAAYDFCEHYSPDCDSPLPKTQAQDPNTYKKTLNGKAAPTKSTLVKAKPTPARSVKNGPYKLVVKPPIPAKASKSSTTKPSKAKPTAAEILLSKIKPTAAIKSKPTTAPAKNNKKPNGAAKANSNGKVVPEKKVNGKSSTEKKANGNGKAPVGSKVNGNGSGKTTAEKKANGNGKTTTEVNNKAENKVNGGAKANGNKTAGNKAKTKTTTKTVNSATKSPVGVTKAPKPTKSSKPESKKIPKAAATKPTAKVYGKAEFKKMTTIKTVVNKVPLVKPTTKKTFIPTKVTPTRAPVQSTPPRPTKSKIMDINVKSEHRLFPPFGKTALSGTAVTSERTNSFQQDVDTEYSEAGHTPTETDYYYEEVPQPDGEVIGQEEIPVQPQVEPTLVGEEVDATKAGGVHEEVFTEEYVTGDVGLKEYDYAYRDYSDPLPETGEIDAYMGPALSAVTDEGGATISGQKGEKGEPAILEPGMLIEGPPGPEGPAGPSGPPGPSGPPGSVGDPGERGPPGRAGLPGANGVPGPPGTSVMLPFRFGQSGGDKGPVVSAQEAQAAAILSQARMALKGPPGAMGFTGRPGPLGGPGSPGLKGESGDPGPQGPRGPQGLLGPPGKSGRRGRAGADGARGMPGELGVKGDRGFDGLPGLPGDKGHRGDPGPMGPSGSQGEDGERGDDGDVGPRGLPGEPGPRGLLGPKGPPGVPGPPGVRGNDGPYGPKGNLGPQGEPGPPGQQGTPGTQGMPGPQGHTGPPGEKGPTGKPGLPGMPGADGPPGHPGKEGPSGTKGNQGPNGPQGAIGYPGPRGIKGAQGIRGLKGHKGEKGEDGFPGIKGDFGVKGERGEIGVPGPRGEDGPEGPKGRVGPPGDIGTLGLAGEKGKLGVPGLPGYPGRQGPKGSLGFPGFPGSNGEKGTRGVSGKQGPRGQRGPTGPRGQRGPRGATGKSGAKGTSGSDGPPGPPGERGLPGPQGANGFPGPKGPPGPPGKDGLPGHPGQRGEVGFQGKMGPPGPPGVVGPQGPSGETGPMGERGHPGPPGPPGEQGLPGPSGKEGTKGDPGPPGGLGKDGPPGLRGFPGERGLPGTPGGGGLKGSEGPAGPPGPAGSPGERGSAGTGGPVGPPGRPGPQGPPGPAGEKGVPGEKGPIGPAGRDGVQGPVGLPGPAGPPGVPGEDGDKGEVGEHGQKGAKGGKGEHGPPGPPGPMGPVGQPGPAGADGELGPRGQQGPFGAKGDDGSRGFPGAPGPIGLQGLPGPSGEKGETGDVGPMGPPGPPGPRGPAGPNGADGPQGGPGGLGNPGPIGEKGEPGEAGPPGVVGEPGKKGPRGERGEKGEAGQPGTAGTAGGRGGPGDDGPKGNPGPVGFPGDPGPPGEVGPRGQDGAKGERGEDGEPGESGSPGPPGENGPPGPPGKRGPAGTRGPEGRQGEKGTKGDPGAVGPPGKTGPVGPQGQPGKPGTEGLRGLPGSVGEQGAPGPAGQKGPPGPVGPPGLPGLRGDPGAKGEKGHQGLIGLIGPPGEQGEKGDRGLHGPQGSNGPKGEPGMTGGTGPIGPAGPPGLPGPQGIKGAKGSTGGAGPKGEKGTQGPAGPPGPPGEVIQPLPIQRSPKSKRSIDASQMLPEFDPDMPASDTAGTKFLKGSEGMEEIFGSLNSLRQEIETMRFPLGTQDSPARTCQDLYLSQPDLKDGEYWIDPNQGCSRDSFKVLCNFTKGETCLYPRKGIDTIKMSSWDNEAPGSWYSQFATGSKFSYVDSNGEPVGVVQLGFLRLLSVQARQNLTYHCHRSVAWADRSAKNHKRALHFRGANDEELSYETNPYIKALIDGCSYRKGFDRTVLEINSPQVEHLPLLDIKVSDFGESNQQFGFEVGPVCFQG; encoded by the exons ATGGATATTCGAGATTGTGCCTTCCGGAAGAAACGGAGACCGTGGCGCATGGATTTTTCATCCTTTGTCCTGGTTACCGTGGCGCTCGCCTTGTGCCAAACGACTTCGGCTCGTGCAG ATCCGGTGGATGTGTTGCGAGCTCTGCAGGTTCCCTCTCTCCCTGAAGGTGTGAAAAAAGTCCCAGGCTTTTGCACGTCCCGTCGCTCCAGCAGCCCCGATCATGCTTACCGCATCACCAAGAAGGCCCAGATCTCTGCCCCCACCAAGCAGCTCTTCTCAG GCCGTTTCCCAGAAAACTTCTCCGTCATGGCCCTTATTAAGGCCCAGGCTGGTCTCCAAGCCTTCCTCCTCTCTATCTACAGCGAGCAGGGCATCCAGCAGCTGGGCATTGAACTGGGACGCTCACCTGTTTTTCTGTATGAGGACCAGAATGGCAAGCCGGCACCTGAGGACTACCCACTTTTCAAAGGCATCAACCTGGCTGATGGCAA GTGGCATCGCATTGCTTTCTCTGTTTCCAAGAAAAATGTGACACTGCTGCTGGACTGCAAGAAGAAGATGACCCGTCCTCTGCCTCGTGGCAATAACGCTGTGGTTGACACCAATGGCATTACAGTGTTTGGAGCTCGTCTGCTTGATGAGGAGGTTTTCCAG GGAGACATCCAGCAGCTGTTAATTGCCTCCAACCCTCAGGCAGCCTATGACTTCTGTGAACATTACAGCCCAGACTGTGACTCCCCTCTGCCCAAGACCCAGGCTCAGGACCCCAACACATAC AAGAAGACACTTAATGGAAAAGCAGCTCCTACTAAATCCACTCTTGTCAAAGCTAAACCCACTCCAGCTAGGTCAGTCAAGAATGGACCATACAAACTGGTTGTCAAGCCACCTATTCCCGCCAAAGCTTCCAAGTCTTCTACAACCAAGCCATCTAAAGCAAAACCCACTGCAGCAGAAATCCTTTTGTCTAAGATCAAACCAACAGCAGCAATAAAATCCAAACCCACAACTGCTCCAGCTAAGAATAACAAGAAACCAAATGGTGCAGCAAAAGCAAACAGCAATGGAAAAGTTGTACCTGAAAAGAAAGTTAACGGAAAATCCTCAACAGAGAAGAAAGCCAATGGAAATGGAAAAGCCCCTGTTGGGTCTAAGGTGAATGGAAATGGCAGTGGTAAAActacagcagagaaaaaagcaAATGGAAATGGCAAAACTACCACTGAAGTTAATAACAAAGCTGAGAATAAAGTCAATGGTGGGGCTAAAGCAAATGGCAATAAAACAGCtggaaacaaagcaaaaactaaaaccactACAAAGACTGTGAATAGTGCAACTAAGTCACCCGTAGGAGTTACTAAAGCACCTAAACCCACAAAGTCATCAAAACCAGAATCTAAAAAAATTCCAAAAGCTGCAGCCACCAAACCTACAGCAAAAGTCTATGGGAAAGCAGAGTTCAAAAAGATGACTACAATTAAAACTGTAGTCAACAAAGTTCCTCTGGTCAAaccaacaaccaaaaaaacttttattccaACAAAAGTAACTCCAACACGTGCCCCCGTCCAGTCCACTCCACCCAGACCCACAAAATCCAAGATAATGGACATAAATGTTAAATCCGAACACAGACTTTTCCCACCGTTTGGGAAGACTGCACTCAGTGGAACTGCGGTCACATCTGAGAGGACCAACAGTTTTCAACAG GATGTAGACACTGAATATTCTGAGGCTGGCCACACCCCTACAGAGACCGATTATTACTATGAGGAGGTCCCACAGCCAGATGGTGAGGTGATTGGACAAGAAGAGATACCTGtacag CCCCAGGTGGAACCAACCTTGGTGGGAGAGGAGGTAGATGCCACCAAAGCAGGCGGTGTGCATGAAGAAGTCTTCACTGAGGAGTATGTGACTGGAGATGTGGGCCTTAAGGAATACGACTATGCCTACAGAGACTACAGTGACCCTTTACCAGAGACCGGAGAGATCGATGCCTACATGGGTCCCGCCTTGTCCGCTGTGACGGACGAGGGAGGT GCCACCATTAGCGGccagaaaggagaaaaaggagaacCTGCTATCTTGGAGCCT GGAATGTTGATTGAAGGTCCCCCAGGGCCTGAAGGACCTGCT GGGCCTTCCGGACCTCCTGGCCCTTCAGGACctcctggttctgttggtgaCCCTGGAGAGAGg GGTCCTCCTGGTAGGGCTGGTCTGCCTGGAGCTAATGGAGTTCCTGGACCTCCTGGAACCTCAGTCATGCTGCCT ttcCGCTTTGGTCAGAGTGGAGGCGATAAGGGACCTGTTGTTTCTGCACAGGAGGCTCAggcagcagccatcttgtctCAGGCCAGG ATGGCTCTGAAAGGACCTCCTGGAGCAATGGGATTTACTGGACGTCCGGGACCCCTG ggAGGTCCAGGAAGTCCTGGTTTAAAGGGAGAAAGTGGAGACCCTGGTCCTCAG ggCCCTAGAGGACCGCAGGGTTTGTTGGGTCCTCCAGGCAAATCAGGAAGAAGA GGTCGTGCTGGTGCTGATGGTGCTAGGGGAATGCCAGGAGAGCTTGGAGTCAAG GGTGATCGTGGATTTGATGGTCTTCCTGGTTTGCCTGGTGACAAAGGACACAGA GGTGACCCAGGACCAATGGGACCATCAGGATCTCaaggagaggatggagagagg GGAGACGATGGAGACGTTGGACCCAGGGGTCTCCCAGGTGAACCC ggacCCCGTGGTTTGCTTGGGCCTAAAGGTCCTCCTGGAGTCCCTGGACCTCCT GGTGTACGAGGAAATGATGGACCTTATGGTCCCAAAGGAAACTTG GGTCCCCAAGGTGAGCCAGGACCTCCTGGTCAGCAGGGAACCCCAGGAACTCAG ggaATGCCAGGACCTCAAGGACATACTGGACCCCCAGGAGAGAAA GGTCCCACTGGAAAGCCAGGTTTGCCAGGGATGCCTGGAGCTGATGGCCCTCCT ggtCACCCAGGAAAGGAGGGGCCTTCTGGGACTAAAGGAAACCAG GGTCCCAATGGTCCTCAGGGCGCTATTGGCTATCCTGGCCCTCGTGGCATCAAG GGAGCTCAAGGAATCCGTGGTCTAAAGGGCCACAAAGGAGAGAAG GGAGAAGATGGTTTCCCTGGAATTAAGGGAGATTTTGGTGTCAAGGGAGAACGG GGTGAAATTGGAGTACCAGGACCCAGAGGAGAGGATGGTCCAGAGGGGCCAAAGGGTCGAGTTGGACCTCCTGGTGATATTGGAACACTTGGGCTTGCTGGGGAGAAG GGTAAACTTGGTGTTCCTGGACTTCCTGGATATCCTGGAAGACAAGGACCCAAG GGATCTCTTGGATTCCCTGGATTCCCTGGTTCTAATGGAGAGAAGGGAACAAGG GGTGTTTCTGGAAAACAAGGACCAAGAGGACAAAGAGGACCAACG GGTCCCAGGGGTCAGAGGGGACCAAGAGGAGCAACTGGGAAATCAGGAGCAAAG GGAACATCTGGAAGTGATGgccctcctggtcctcctggagAGAGA GGATTACCCGGACCTCAGGGAGCCAATGGTTTCCCCGGACCGAAGGGACCTCct GGACCACCAGGAAAGGATGGACTGCCTGGACATCCTGGACAGAGAGGAGAAGTT GGTTTCCAAGGTAAAATGGGTCCACCTGGACCTCCTGGAGTTGTAGGACCACAG GGTCCATCAGGAGAAACAGGTCCTATGGGTGAGCGTGGCCATCCCGGACCCCCTGGTCCACCAGGAGAGCAGGGACTTCCTGGTCCCTCAGGGAAAGAGGGCACTAAGGGAGATCCTGGACCTCCAGGAGGCCTTGGGAAAGATGGGCCCCCAGGTCTGAGAGGATTCCCTGGAGAGAGAGGACTTCCTGGAACCCCT gGTGGTGGAGGACTGAAGGGAAGTGAAGGACCTGCtggacctcctggacctgct GGTTCTCCTGGTGAGAGGGGATCTGCTGGAACTGGTGGACCTGTGGGACCTCCTGGCAGACCAGGTCCTCAGGGCCCGCCTGGACCAGCTGGAGAGAAGGGAGTTCCT GGTGAAAAAGGCCCCATTGGCCCAGCAGGTCGGGATGGAGTTCAGGGTCCAGTGGGTCTGCCTGGCCCTGCTGGACCacctggagtacctggagaggATGGAGATAAG GGTGAAGTTGGAGAACATGGTCAGAAGGGCGCCaaaggaggaaaaggagagCAT GGTCCTCCTGGTCCACCTGGCCCAATGGGTCCTGTTGGTCAACCTGGTCCTGCT GGAGCAGATGGGGAGCTTGGACCAAGGGGGCAGCAGGGGCCTTTTGGAGCCAAAGGTGATGATGGATCTCGAGGATTCCCAGGTGCCCCAGGACCAATCGGACTTCAG GGACTGCCTGGACCATCAGGTGAGAAGGGAGAGACAGGAGACGTTGGACCAATG GGTCCTCCAGGCCCTCCAGGACCCCGCGGCCCTGCTGGACCCAACGGAGCTGAC ggtCCGCAAGGTGGTCCTGGTGGTTTGGGTAATCCTGGACCTATTGGGGAAAAG GGAGAGCCCGGTGAAGCTGGACCACCTGGAGTCGTAGGAGAGCCTGGAAAGAAG GGTCCTCGTGGAGAGCGTGGAGAGAAGGGAGAGGCTGGACAACCTGGAACTGCAGGAACTGCAGGAGGGCGAGGAGGACCTGGAGACGACGGACCCAAAGGAAACCCT GGTCCTGTTGGTTTCCCTGGTGATCCTGGTCCCCCTGGTGAGGTTGGACCCAGA GGTCAAGATGGTGCCAAgggagaaagaggagaggaCGGTGAACCTGGAGAGTCT GGTTCCCCAGGACCTCCTGGTGAGAATGGCCCACCTGGCCCACCAGGAAAGCGG ggCCCCGCTGGAACAAGAGGACCAGAGGGACGCCAAGGAGAGAAGGGAACCAAA GGAGATCCAGGTGCAGTTGGACCCCCAGGAAAGACTGGCCCTGTTGGTCCACAGGGTCAACCAGGAAAACCAGGAACAGAAGGTCTCAGAGGACTCCCAGGATCAGTG GGTGAGCAGGGAGCTCCAGGACCTGCTGGACAGAAAGGACCACCTGGACCTGTT GGACCTCCTGGTTTGCCTGGCCTTCGTGGAGATCCTGGTGCAAAAGGTGAGAAGGGACACCAAGGTCTTATCGGTCTGATTGGACCTCCAGGAGAGCAGGGAGAAAAGGGAGACCGAGGTCTGCACGGGCCTCAGGGATCGAACGGACCCAAGGGAGAGCCT ggAATGACTGGAGGTACTGGACCCATCGGCCCTGCTGGTCCTCCTGGTCTTCCT GGTCCTCAAGGTATCAAAGGAGCAAAGGGTTCAACT ggaggAGCTGGTCCAAAGGGAGAAAAAGGTACACAAGGACCAGCTGGACCTCCT GGCCCACCAGGTGAGGTCATTCAGCCTCTGCCCATCCAGAGGAGTCCCAAGTCCAAACGCTCCATCGACGCCAGCCAGATGCTGCCCGAGTTCGACCCCGACATGCCTGCCTCTGACACCGCTGGCACCAAGTTCCTGAAGGGCAGCGAAGGCATGGAGGAGATCTTTGGCTCTCTCAATTCACTCCGACAGGAGATCGAGACCATGCGTTTCCCTCTGGGCACCCAGGACAGCCCTGCTCGCACCTGCCAGGACCTGTACCTCAGCCAGCCGGACCTTAAAGATG GAGAGTACTGGATTGACCCGAACCAGGGATGCTCCAGAGACTCCTTCAAGGTCCTCTGTAATTTCACTAAAGGAGAGACGTGCCTGTACCCCAGAAAAGGCATCGACACG ATAAAAATGAGCTCCTGGGACAACGAGGCTCCAGGATCATGGTACAGTCAGTTTGCCACTGGTAGTAAG TTCTCCTACGTGGACTCTAACGGTGAGCCCGTGGGCGTGGTCCAGCTGGGCTTCCTGCGCCTCCTGAGCGTCCAGGCCCGTCAGAACCTCACCTACCACTGCCACCGCTCAGTGGCCTGGGCCGACCGAAGTGCAAAGAACCACAAGAGGGCGCTGCACTTCAGAGGAGCCAACGACGAAGAGCTGAGCTACGAGACCAACCCTTACATCAAAGCCTTGATTGACGGCTGCTCT TATCGTAAAGGCTTTGACAGGACAGTCCTGGAGATCAACTCACCACAGGTGGAGCATCTTCCTCTGCTGGACATCAAGGTGTCAGACTTTGGGGAGAGCAACCAGCAGTTTGGGTTTGAAGTAGGACCTGTCTGTTTCCAaggctaa